GTGGGGGCCGGGCCGGTGGGCTCGGGAGGGTCGGGTCTGCGGGGTCGCGGCCGCACGGCCTCCGTCACGGTACGGGGATCGACCGACGAGTCTGCGGCGGAGCTCCGCCGGTCCTCGACGGCGGCAACATCCCGATAGACGGCCTCCGGGAGGGCCGTCGCATCACGCCGCTGAAATTCTTCCGGCGTTTCCGTATCGATCTCGACCGGAGCGCGGGATGTGTAGGACCGGCCGATCTGAGCGGCGCTCGGATCGCTGACCAGAGCGATGTCGACCTTCGGAATCGCTCCGACCTCCGGGCCTTCGAAGGGGGAGGCATCTGGGGGTGGCTTTTTCCCGAGACTGCGGACGAAAAAACCTCCCATGAAGATCGCAGCGAGAACGACCAGCGCGAGAGCGGCCATGAAGATCTTGCGTGGCGCTTCGGCGCGCTGCGGTTTCCGGCGATAGTCCGGCCGTGGAGGGCGAACGTTCGCAACGACGGTGTCGGGGCGTCTCTCTCCCAGCACTTCGGTCGGCGAACGGACCGCATTGCAGTAGGGGCACGCCCTCGTCAGCGGGTCGATCGACCTCCCGCACTCTTCACACTCGGCTCGCGGTTCCATTCGGGAGGAACCGGTGCAACCGCGGTGCCTTGGAGCCGGCGATGGCACCCGACCGGTCTTTGCGGTAGTCTGCGCCGCGTATGCAGACGCGGAATCTCGCCGTTCTCGGTGCGCAGTGGGGAGATGAGGGGAAGGGGAAGATCGTCGACCTTCTCTGCGACGACTTCGACATCGTGGCGCGCTTTCAGGGAGGCCACAACGCGGGGCACACGGTCAAGTTCGGCGCCGAGCACTACTCGCTCCATCTGATCCCCTCCGGCATTCTCCACCCGGGGAAGACGTGCGTCCTCGGGAACGGGATGGTCATCGACCCGGTGGCTCTGCTGGCGGAAGTGGCAAAGCTTCGCGATCAGGGTGTCGTGATCGAGGACAACCTTCGCATCAGCTCGGCTGCGCACTGCATCCTCCCGATTCACGCCGCGCTCGACCAGGCCCGGGAAACGGCCGCCGGTGAAGAGCAGATCGGCACGACGCGCCGCGGCATCGGTCCCGCGTACGAGTCGAAGATGTCCCGGCATGGGGTTCAGATGGCCGATCTGCTCGATGAGAAGACGCTTCGAAAGAAAGTCGAATCGCTCTATGAAGAAAAAAACGCGCTGCTGACGCGGCTGTATCGTGCGGACCCGGTCGACCCCGAGGAGACGATCCGGAGGTACACGGAGCTCGGCGAGACGATCGGCCCGTGGATTACCGACACGGTTGCGCTGCTGAGGGAGGCGATGGAGCGCGGCGGCCGGATCATGTTCGAAGGAGCGCAGGGCGCGCTTCTGGACGTCGATCATGGCACCTACCCGTTCGTCACCTCGTCCAGCTGCTGCGCCGGCGGGATCGCAACGGGACTCGGTGTCCCTCCCTCCTCG
This genomic window from Acidobacteriota bacterium contains:
- a CDS encoding TonB family protein yields the protein MEPRAECEECGRSIDPLTRACPYCNAVRSPTEVLGERRPDTVVANVRPPRPDYRRKPQRAEAPRKIFMAALALVVLAAIFMGGFFVRSLGKKPPPDASPFEGPEVGAIPKVDIALVSDPSAAQIGRSYTSRAPVEIDTETPEEFQRRDATALPEAVYRDVAAVEDRRSSAADSSVDPRTVTEAVRPRPRRPDPPEPTGPAPTPAVSSVPPQPLSQPIPTLRSRESGSVRLQLTISPSGRVTDVRVIESLEGVTERLVAAARNWTFRPAMLNDVPVEGTYRVEIKVNPE
- a CDS encoding adenylosuccinate synthase, producing the protein MQTRNLAVLGAQWGDEGKGKIVDLLCDDFDIVARFQGGHNAGHTVKFGAEHYSLHLIPSGILHPGKTCVLGNGMVIDPVALLAEVAKLRDQGVVIEDNLRISSAAHCILPIHAALDQARETAAGEEQIGTTRRGIGPAYESKMSRHGVQMADLLDEKTLRKKVESLYEEKNALLTRLYRADPVDPEETIRRYTELGETIGPWITDTVALLREAMERGGRIMFEGAQGALLDVDHGTYPFVTSSSCCAGGIATGLGVPPSSITEVLGVVKAYTTRVGSGPFPTELSDRTGEYLRSRGNEFGTTTGRPRRTGWLDLDIVRKSVYLSGMTALAVTKLDVLDELERIEVAIGRDPSGELSWKTVDGWQTPTVSLKRFDDLPEQARDYIRLIEDTCGCPVSIVSTGPRREETILR